A stretch of the Eulemur rufifrons isolate Redbay chromosome 20, OSU_ERuf_1, whole genome shotgun sequence genome encodes the following:
- the SGK2 gene encoding serine/threonine-protein kinase Sgk2 produces the protein MDSSLARAPSPQPSRANGNVHLGPSANPNARPTDFDFLKVIGKGNYGKVLLAKHKSDGTFYAVKVLQKKSILKKKEQGHIMAERSVLLKNVRHPFLVGLRYSFQTPEKLYFVLDYVNGGELFFHLQRERRFLEPRARFYAAEVASAIGYLHSLNIIYRDLKPENILLDCQGHVVLTDFGLCKEGVEPEETTSTFCGTPEYLAPEVLRKEPYDRAVDWWCLGAVLYEMLHGLPPFYSQDVSQMYENILHQPLQIPGGRTVAACDLLEGLLHKDQRQRLGSKADFLEIKNHVFFSPINWDDLYHKRLTPPFNPNVAGPADLKNFDPEFTQEAVSKSIGCTPDTVASSSGASSAFLGFSYAQEDDDLLDC, from the exons ATGGACTCTAGCCTGGCCAGGGCCCCCAGTCCACAG CCCTCCAGGGCCAATGGGAACGTCCACCTGGGGCCTTCAGCCAACCCAAA tGCCAGGCCCACGGACTTCGACTTTCTCAAAGTCATTGGCAAAGGGAACTACGGGAAG GTCCTGCTGGCCAAGCACAAGTCCGACGGGACCTTCTATGCAGTGAAGGTGCTGCAGAAAAAATCCATCTTAAAGAAGAAAGAG CAGGGCCACATCATGGCAGAGCGCAGTGTGCTTCTGAAGAATGTGCGGCACCCCTTCCTCGTGGGCCTGCGCTACTCCTTCCAGACGCCTGAGAAGCTCTACTTTGTGCTGGACTATGTCAATGGGGGAGAG CTCTTCTTCCACCTGCAGCGGGAGCGCCGGTTCCTGGAGCCCCGGGCCCGCTTCTATGCTGCAGAGGTGGCCAGCGCCATTGGCTACCTGCACTCCCTCAACATCATTTACAG GGACTTGAAACCAGAGAACATTCTCTTGGACTGCCAG GGACACGTGGTGCTGACGGATTTTGGCCTCTGCAAGGAAGGTGTCGAGCCCGAGGAGACCACGTCCACGTTCTGTGGCACCCCCGAG tacTTGGCTCCGGAAGTGCTCCGTAAAGAGCCGTATGACCGGGCGGTGGACTGGTGGTGCTTGGGGGCAGTCCTCTATGAGATGCTGCATGGCCTG CCACCCTTCTACAGCCAAGACGTGTCCCAGATGTATGAGAACATTCTGCACCAGCCACTACAGATCCCTGGGGGCCGGACAGTGGCTGCCTGCGACCTCCTGGAGGGCCTTCTCCACAAGGaccagaggcagaggctgggctcCAAAGCGGACTTT CTCGAGATAAAGAATCACGTATTCTTCAGCCCCATAAACTGGGACGACTTGTACCACAAGAGGCTAACTCCCCCCTTCAACCCAAATGTG GCAGGACCTGCCGACTTGAAAAACTTTGACCCAGAGTTCACCCAGGAAGCTGTGTCCAAGTCCATTGGCTGCACCCCTGACACTGTGGCCAGCAGCTCTGGGGCCTCCAGTGCATTCCTGGGATTTTCGTATGCGCAGGAGGATGACGACCTCTTGGATTGCTAG